The proteins below come from a single Procambarus clarkii isolate CNS0578487 chromosome 26, FALCON_Pclarkii_2.0, whole genome shotgun sequence genomic window:
- the LOC123756692 gene encoding alpha-amylase 1 — protein sequence MGVLLETVLVAAVVGLAQAQWDPHFSNGQAIVHLFEWRWADIAAECERFLGPKGFGGVQVSPVSENIVVYQNEKSRPWWERYQPVSYKIITRSGDESAFKDMVNRCNNVGVRIYVDCVFNQMTGWWPDGTPTTGGTSFDYGAQSYPGVPYSAFDFNDANCHSASGGIESYGDANQVRNCKLEGMNDLNQGSDYVRGMIKNYLNTLISYGVAGFRVDASKHMWPGDLKAIYDSLNDLNADYFGAGQRAFIYQEVIDLGGEAVTSGEYTGNGRVTEFKYGKFLGEAFRGNNQLKYLVNFGEGWGMLDRAYSLVFIDNHDNQRGHGAGGDMILTFRVSKLYKMATAFMLALPYGLTRVMSSYYWDQNFVNGQDQNDWVGPPHDGNYNTVGPTINADDTCGNGWICEHRWRQIYNMVEFRNVAHGTDMNDWWDNDSNQIAFCRGNKGFIAINNDSWDLKQTLQTCLPAGTYCDVISGSKSGGSCTGKSVTVGGDGTGYIEITTAEDDGVLAIHANSKL from the exons ATGGGAGTGTTGTTGGAGACGGtgttggtggcggcggtggtgggcttGGCGCAGGCACAGTGGGACCCCCACTTCTCCAACGGCCAG GCCATCGTTCATCTGTTCGAGTGGCGATGGGCGGACATTGCTGCTGAGTGTGAGAGGTTCCTCGGTCCCAAAGGCTTCGGCGGCGTCCAG GTGTCGCCGGTGTCGGAGAACATTGTGGTGTACCAGAATGAGAAGAGCCGCCCCTGGTGGGAGCGGTACCAGCCGGTCTCATACAAGATCATTACTCGCTCGGGCGACGAGAGCGCCTTCAAGGACATGGTCAACCGCTGCAACAACGTCGGGGTCAG GATTTATGTGGACTGCGTCTTCAACCAAATGACGGGGTGGTGGCCCGACGGGACACCCACCACCGGGGGCACCTCCTTTGACTACGGCGCCCAGTCCTACCCCGGGGTCCCGTATTCTGCCTTTGATTTCAACGATGCCAACTGTCACTCTGCCTCCGGCGGCATTGAAAGTTATGGAGATGCAAACCAG gtacgCAACTGTAAACTGGAGGGGATGAACGACCTCAACCAGGGCTCCGATTACGTTCGGGGGATGATCAAGAACTACCTCAACACCCTCATCAGCTACGGCGTGGCCGGCTTCCGCGTCGACGCCAGCAAGCACATGTGGCCGGGAGATCTGAAG GCGATCTACGACAGCCTCAACGACCTCAATGCGGACTACTTCGGCGCTGGTCAACGAGCCTTCATTTACCAGGAGGTCATCGATCTCG GAGGCGAAGCTGTTACGAGCGGAGAGTACACGGGTAACGGCCGCGTCACAGAATTTAAGTATGGCAAGTTCCTGGGCGAGGCTTTCCGCGGGAACAACCAGCTAAAGTACCTGGTCAACTTCGGCGAGGGCTGGGGCATGCTGGACCGCGCCTACTCTCTCGTCTTCATCGACAACCACGACAACCAGAGAGGCCACGGGGCCGGGGGAGACATGATCCTCACCTTCCGCGTCTCTAAGCTCTACAAG ATGGCCACTGCCTTCATGCTTGCCCTGCCTTATGGCCTCACCCGCGTCATGTCGTCTTATTACTGGGACCAAAACTTTGTTAATGGCCAAGACCAGAACGACTGGGTGGGTCCCCCGCACGACGGCAACTACAACACCGTCGGCCCCACCATCAATGCCGACGACACCTGCGGCAACGGCTGGATCTGCGAGCACCGCTGGAGGCAGATCTATAACATGGTCGAGTTCCGCAATGTTGCTCACG GCACTGACATGAACGACTGGTGGGACAACGACAGCAACCAGATCGCCTTCTGCAGAGGCAACAAGGGCTTCATCGCCATCAACAACGACAGTTGGGACCTCAAACAAACCCTGCAG ACCTGTCTGCCCGCCGGCACCTACTGCGACGTCATCTCCGGCTCCAAGAGCGGAGGGTCATGCACGGGCAAGTCCGTGACGGTGGGCGGGGACGGCACGGGTTACATCGAGATCACCACCGCGGAGGACGATGGCGTCTTGGCCATCCACGCTAAC TCCAAGCTGTAG